TTCTGTCCGTTTTGCAGGAAGACGTTTAATGAACATCAGAGATTCAGTGATCATGATTACCGGCGCCTCGTCGGGAATTGGCGAAGCCACGGCGCGCGCAGCGCTGCAGGCCGGTTCGCGGGTTATCTTACTGGCGCGACGTAAACAGCGTATTGATGCCCTGGCTGAGACGTCCGTCAATGCACTGGCGGTCGCCTGCGATGTCACCCAGGCCGACGAGATTGAAAATGCTGTCAGACAGGGGCTGGCACGCTTTGGCCGGATTGATGTGCTCATCAACAATGCCGGGCAGGGGTTGTTTGCCTCTGTTGAGGAGATTGATACGGCGGCATTCAGGGCGCTGCTCGACCTTAACCTGATTGCTCCACTGATGATGATGCAGGCAGTGATCCCGCAGATGCGGGAGCAGAGCGCAGGCAGCATTATCAACGTCAGCTCCGGCGCGACGCTGGCGACCTATCCGGGATCGGCGGCCTACACCAGTTCTAAGGCGGGACTGAATATGCTCTCGGATGTGGCTCGGCTGGATCTGGCTGACGCCGGAATAACTGTTTCCACCATCTATCCGTTTGTGACTGCCTCGGAATTTTATCAGTCAGTGAAATCGGGACAGGAGGTCGCGACTGAGCAGAGCGC
This genomic window from Pantoea sp. Lij88 contains:
- a CDS encoding SDR family NAD(P)-dependent oxidoreductase, translating into MNIRDSVIMITGASSGIGEATARAALQAGSRVILLARRKQRIDALAETSVNALAVACDVTQADEIENAVRQGLARFGRIDVLINNAGQGLFASVEEIDTAAFRALLDLNLIAPLMMMQAVIPQMREQSAGSIINVSSGATLATYPGSAAYTSSKAGLNMLSDVARLDLADAGITVSTIYPFVTASEFYQSVKSGQEVATEQSAAFAAFAHTPERVAETILAVITSGEAQVDLVPRAYGGSDDG